TCGCAGTCGAAGCGCCTGGGCGTCAAGCGCTTCGGCGGCCAGGTCGTGAAGGCGGGGAACATCATCGTGCGCCAGCGCGGCACCAAGTTCAAGCCCGGAAAGAACGTGGGCCTGGGCCGCGACTTCACCCTCTTCGCCCTCGTGGACGGGGTGGTGGAGTTCCAGGACAAGGGCCGCCTGGGGCGCTACGTCTCGGTTCGTCCGCTCGAAGGTTAGGCCCCGCCCGGGAAGCCCCGGGCCTATAAAATGTTCCGCGATACGCTCGAGATCACCGTCGCCGCCGGTCACGGAGGCGACGGTGTCGTCAGCTTCTTCCGCGAGAAGTACATCCCCAAGGGCGGCCCCGACGGCGGCGACGGCGGCCGCGGGGGCAGCGTCTACCTGAAGGCGGGCTCCGGCGTCGACTCGCTGGCCAAGCTCTCCAAGCGCAGCTACAAGGCCGAGCGCG
This genomic stretch from Oceanithermus desulfurans harbors:
- the rpmA gene encoding 50S ribosomal protein L27, whose protein sequence is MAHKKGLGSTKNGRDSQSKRLGVKRFGGQVVKAGNIIVRQRGTKFKPGKNVGLGRDFTLFALVDGVVEFQDKGRLGRYVSVRPLEG